A window of Pelagicoccus enzymogenes genomic DNA:
CTTTTTGGATACAGGGAAAATGTGAAATCGGAGCGAACGCGCAGGTAGGCCCTTACGCCTGCATCGGCGAAAACGCCATCATCGACGAGAACGCGAGCGTGCAACGCTCCATCGTTCTCCCCGGCACCATGGTAGGCTGCAACACCTCGCTCGAAGAAGTAGCCGTCGAAGGCGGCCTCCTGCTCGACAGCAAGCGCGGCTGCCGCGTCGCCATTACCGACTCCTTCATTCTTTCCAATATCAGCGAAAAGCTCTCCAGTCCCAGCATCTTGGAACGCCTCTTCGCGCTGACGCTTTTCTGCCTCGTTTCCCCGGTAGCCGCCCTCTCCCGCATCGACTGGAGCGAGCTAGAAGCCCACGACGGACGCGGCGGAGCGCTACGTCTCAAGACCGGCAGCCAAGGCCGCCTCATCGTGCGCCGCTGGCACTGGCTAAAGGAAGTGGCAAAGGGACGCATGCGCCTCGTAGGAATCCTTCCTCGCCCCGTGGACTGGACTTCGGAAGCCGCCGACCTCGATGTAGCGCGTCGCCTCGCCAAGACAACTCCCGGTGTCATTGCCCTTTCGGACGTTCACGACAGCCATAGCCCACAAGACCCCACCGAGTGGATACACGCCTCCTATCAGGCTCTCTGCGACGACAAGAGCATAGGCAAGCTCATCCGCTCCAAGCTTTGGAGGCTCGTCTTCAAGCCCATTCAATGAGCAGCAAGCCAATAGCGTATCACGAAACGGGATACTGCGAATTTCCCGCCGAACTCGAGCGGGTCGCAGAGGTGTCCGCCTTGCTCAAAAGCTTTTGCCAACGCAATTGCCTGGACGAAACCCTCTGGCCACAGCTGGACCTCGCCATTTGCGAGTGCTTGAACAATGCCGTCGAACACGGCTGCGAGGAAGATGCGTCACTCATCGTTAAAGTGAAGTGGTCATGGATCGACGAGCGCCTCATCGTGGAAGTCGAGGATCCAGGCCCCTACTTCGAACCAGCGAGCGACGCGAGCCTGCCTGACGACCCAACATCCGAATCGGGCCGCGGCTACTTCATCATACAATCCATCGCCGAGTCCTACACCGCCGAAAAAACCGACTACGGTCATAAGGTCACGCTTCGCTTCGCCACCCACGCCGCATCCGACATCCTCGTCAAGACCGAGGAAATGTTCTCCATGCTGCAAAACCTTTCCAACGATCTCAATCTCGCCTACGCAGAGCGCGACATCATCGCGGGACTCGCCCATGACCTGACCAACTGTCCAGCCATCGAGACCTTTATCGAAAAAAGTGTGGAACGCCTTCGCGGCATCGTAGACATCACCCAAGCAAACGTCTGGACACTCGAGTCCAATGGTAACCTGGAAAACGCATACCACGAATGCGGAAACCAAATGGAAATTCGGGAGGCCGTCATTGCTCCCGACCAAGCCTGTGCCTGCACGACCGTCATCGCTTCCGAAAAGGAGCTCTGCGTCGAGAATTGTAGCCATCTCGATGAGACCGATCCTTTGTACGAAATATCTGGATGCGCCATCGTGCTACCCATCGTCTATCAGAGAGACTGCCTTGGCACGATAGCCTTGCACGCCGAGGAGACGAACAAAAAGACCCTCTTCGAAACAGCGCTCCCTCTCACCCGCACCTTCTCGCAGTTCCTCGGCCTCGCTTACACCAGCGTCAAAACCTTCCGACATCGCGAAGAACACGAACGCTCCCAAACACAGCTGCAAGTCGCAGCTGAGATCCAGCAATCGCTTCTACCTTCTTCGTATCCGAGCAACCAATACTGTCGCTCGACCGGACGCTGCGTGGCCGCTATGGCAGTGGGTGGCGACTACGTGGATGCTATAGAGATTCGCGACGCGGGCCTGCTCATCGTAATCGCCGACGTTATGGGTAAAGGAGTCCCTGCAGCGCTGCTCGCCACTATCTTCCGCACCGCCATCCGCTCGCGCCTCAACCTCGCCGAAACCCCGGGCTGGCTGCTCGCTAAGATCAACAAGCAGATCTACGACGAACTGGGCCACCTCAACATGTTCATCACCGCTCAAGCCGCTTTCCTTTCCTACGACAAGAAAGTGCTCAAGCTGGCTAGCGCTGGACACTGCCCGGCCATACTGCTCGATTCACAAACGCAAGAAACGCAGCTGCTCGAAGCGGAAGGTATGCCCCTAGGCATCGCTCCAGACGACCTGTACGAGGAAAACCTGATCCAACTTTCGGATACATCGAAACTTCTTTTCATTACCGACGGATTCTACGAAGCGGAGAACCCGAAAGGAGACATGCTGGGCATGGACCGCCTCCTGCAGGCTATTCCCGATATCTGGAGAGATGGACTCGAGTCCGTACCCAGCAAAGCCTTCGGTATTGTATCCAAATTTGCCAACGGTCGATCCGCAACCGACGACCAAACCATGATGGCACTGGAGATTCTCTAACGAATCGAACGATTTGCTCCCAATCGATCTGCCGCTCGCGGCAGATCAAAGCCGAGCTTATCTTGCGAAACGGACTGCGGATCCAGGGATTGCAGCAAGACTGCCATGAAACGCTTGGCTTCCTCCTCGGAAAAAACCGATCCGCTGAAAGGCAACTGCAGCAAGCCCGCGCAAACGTGGCGCTTCTGCTGGACCAAGGCGTGCATCATTCGATAACAGGCATAATTGGCGAGCGCCATGCCCGCCGAGTGAGATGGGGTCGCCGTAAATTTCGCGGCGGTCAACTTGCTCGCCAGCTCGCGATAGGGCAATGTCGTCCAGTACCCAGGATCACCCGAGGCTTCGATCGTCTTGCCGCGCGGCCGACGGCCCACTGCATCCTTCTGGGAAACATCGGTCTCGTTGATCGCGATCCGTTCGATAGCAATAGAATCGCTCACCTTTTCCGAAAGAATGAGGATCGCATCCCAAGGCTGAGAAATGACGGACTCTAGCGGATGGAAGCAATCGTCCCATCGAGCGGGCAATTCGACCGACTTCACATGGTGACCTTCGAACTCGAGGGACGCGCAACGCGTAACGCATTGGCAGGCAAGGGACTGCGAAGAGGCATCAATCGTTTCGAGACCAGCGAGCAATAAATTCATGAACAAAAGCAATAGCGAGTAAGCAAATGGCGTCAAAGCCAGTGAAGGAATTATTAACGAATTTACCTCCTTCGACTAGGCTCGGCCTTCGCTAAGTCTGAAAACATAGCTGGCATCGCCGTTGGCATGCTCCCCAAGTCAATGGTACACAAAAAGATCCGACAGCTAGCGCACTCCTGAAGTTCGCCCGCCAAGCGGTACAGAGAACCCCCTACGCGTCAACTTCCGCCACTTCCGGCATTTTGCGATAAAAGCTACGCTTCTTGCCAACTCCACCCACACACTGGCTCTCGGTGAGTCGCTCCACCTCCGCGCACAAATTCTCGATTTCCGCTCGTTCCGCCTTGAAGGCGATCTTGATGAGCTCCTCGCGTTCAAAAGCCTTGCGTAGCTCCGCGACCACCGCCGCCGCCAAACCGTTTTTGCCCACGTGAACCGCGGGCTTCAAACGCTGGGCGTAACCACGAAGCTCTGACTTTTCCTTGCTGCTAAGCAAATTCATGCAGCTCTCTTGCGTAGCTCCGCCTCGAATGTCAATCGAGAGATAGCTCCGAGCGAGCCCGGTTCAGGCTCTCTTCCAAACGCTCGAGGGTCAAGGGCTTGGAAAGGTAGTCGTTCATTCCGGACTGAATGCAACGCTCCTTGTCCCCCTGCAAAGCATGGGCCGTAACCGCAATGATGTAAGCGCCCGAACTCCGGTCGCCCGCTTCGCCTTCGCGAATCATGCGCGTCGTCTCCATCCCGTTGATAGGAGCCATGCGCACGTCCATCAGTACAATGTGGAAGTCCCCGCTCTTCATCTTCTTGAGCGCGTCCACCCCGTTCGTCACGGTTTCAGCATTGTATCCAAGATGCTGCGACAGTTTAGAAGTGATAAGCAGATTGTTGGGATTGTCGTCTACAACCAAAAGCCGGAGAGGAGCGTTTCGCTTCCTCTCTTTTGCAGCGGACTTTTCAGAAGTTTTCATAGTGCGATTTTCTTCGGACACCTTTCTCGCGTTCAAGGGGCGAACATCGGGTTCCTTGCGTGGAAGGTGTATTTCTAAGGCAAATACGCTCCCCTTATCAAGCTCAGTTCTTTCGATCCAAACATCTCCCTTCATGGCTTCGCACAGGCGCTTGCAAATGGCGAGGCCAAGCCCCGTGCCTTCGTAGTCGTTCTCCTCGCGCGTGTGGGCTTGTGCGAAAGGGCAAAAAAGCGATCGGATCCTCTCGGGGGCAATCCCTATGCCCGTGTCCTCCACCCGGACCCTTAGACAAACGTGCCCATCGTACTCGCTCTCCGCAGTGGAGGCTGTCAGGGCGATTCGTCCTCGCC
This region includes:
- a CDS encoding YhbY family RNA-binding protein, which produces MNLLSSKEKSELRGYAQRLKPAVHVGKNGLAAAVVAELRKAFEREELIKIAFKAERAEIENLCAEVERLTESQCVGGVGKKRSFYRKMPEVAEVDA
- a CDS encoding SpoIIE family protein phosphatase — protein: MSSKPIAYHETGYCEFPAELERVAEVSALLKSFCQRNCLDETLWPQLDLAICECLNNAVEHGCEEDASLIVKVKWSWIDERLIVEVEDPGPYFEPASDASLPDDPTSESGRGYFIIQSIAESYTAEKTDYGHKVTLRFATHAASDILVKTEEMFSMLQNLSNDLNLAYAERDIIAGLAHDLTNCPAIETFIEKSVERLRGIVDITQANVWTLESNGNLENAYHECGNQMEIREAVIAPDQACACTTVIASEKELCVENCSHLDETDPLYEISGCAIVLPIVYQRDCLGTIALHAEETNKKTLFETALPLTRTFSQFLGLAYTSVKTFRHREEHERSQTQLQVAAEIQQSLLPSSYPSNQYCRSTGRCVAAMAVGGDYVDAIEIRDAGLLIVIADVMGKGVPAALLATIFRTAIRSRLNLAETPGWLLAKINKQIYDELGHLNMFITAQAAFLSYDKKVLKLASAGHCPAILLDSQTQETQLLEAEGMPLGIAPDDLYEENLIQLSDTSKLLFITDGFYEAENPKGDMLGMDRLLQAIPDIWRDGLESVPSKAFGIVSKFANGRSATDDQTMMALEIL